In one window of Deinobacterium chartae DNA:
- a CDS encoding protease complex subunit PrcB family protein, producing MKKTLPATLLLGASLASCNMTTAPTRLEVHDVLLYGDARDRIVWFYGELRGNQLAQDVKIGTEVVTLKENLSKDAFNLKGTLAVNGRSTFRAGTTALGERFSVTSVPLSSNLVLRTKGQVEAVYYTDGNRWFKLSGALGANAGGSVRPVENTGLRGAGALTNAEADALARSLQGQGPLAVAVLPSADLPDRPLAVEPKPEKYLQTGLMVQRGIPVDVLGGTVPGIGSVRTGEVRSGSQSGHSDSGARAVLDNSASSFAQTWRTANASLIPAPATPSIDFGRYSVATFFLGQRPNGGYGLTYRSARAENDTLILTVEVREPRPGQITTQALVSPWVSVPVEGRFTRLEVRDTTGKVLARN from the coding sequence ATGAAGAAGACCCTCCCCGCCACGCTGCTGCTCGGCGCCTCACTGGCTTCGTGCAACATGACCACCGCCCCCACACGCCTCGAGGTGCACGATGTCCTGCTGTACGGCGACGCCCGCGACCGCATCGTGTGGTTCTACGGCGAGCTGCGCGGCAACCAGCTTGCACAGGACGTCAAGATCGGCACCGAGGTGGTGACCCTGAAAGAAAACCTGAGCAAGGACGCCTTCAACCTCAAGGGCACCCTGGCGGTCAACGGCCGCAGCACCTTCCGCGCCGGAACCACCGCGCTCGGCGAGCGCTTCAGCGTCACCTCGGTTCCGCTCAGCAGCAACTTGGTGCTGCGCACCAAGGGTCAGGTAGAAGCCGTGTACTACACCGACGGCAACCGCTGGTTCAAGCTGTCCGGCGCGCTCGGTGCCAATGCGGGCGGCAGCGTGCGCCCGGTCGAGAACACCGGCCTGCGGGGAGCCGGTGCGCTCACCAACGCCGAGGCCGACGCGCTGGCCCGTAGCCTGCAGGGCCAGGGACCGCTGGCGGTCGCCGTATTGCCCAGCGCTGACCTGCCCGACCGTCCGCTGGCGGTCGAACCCAAACCCGAGAAGTACCTGCAAACCGGCCTGATGGTGCAGCGCGGCATCCCGGTGGACGTGCTGGGCGGCACGGTTCCCGGCATAGGCAGCGTGCGCACCGGCGAGGTCCGCTCGGGCAGCCAAAGCGGCCACTCGGATAGCGGAGCGCGCGCCGTTCTGGACAACAGCGCCTCGAGCTTCGCCCAGACCTGGCGCACGGCCAACGCCAGCCTGATCCCGGCGCCGGCTACGCCCAGCATCGACTTCGGGCGTTACAGCGTCGCGACCTTCTTCCTGGGCCAGCGGCCCAACGGCGGCTACGGCCTGACCTACCGCAGCGCCCGCGCCGAGAACGACACGCTGATCCTGACCGTCGAGGTCCGCGAGCCGCGTCCCGGCCAGATCACCACTCAGGCGCTGGTGAGCCCCTGGGTGTCGGTGCCGGTCGAGGGCCGCTTCACCCGCCTCGAGGTGCGCGACACCACCGGCAAGGTGCTGGCCCGCAACTGA
- a CDS encoding VOC family protein, translating into MIEPGESTRQSGFPWSGVHHIALVTPDLEATTRFYHGLLGLAVTATGPATALHGRHSLFSLGGDTPVSLHFFEHPDANVVAYPLEHGLVFLPELGALHHIALRLPDEQAGLALRRRLLAAGVTVTDVMTQGDVHDMLFRDNNGLLLEAAWPREDLTS; encoded by the coding sequence ATGATCGAACCCGGCGAATCCACCCGGCAAAGCGGCTTTCCCTGGAGCGGCGTACATCACATCGCGCTGGTCACCCCGGACCTCGAGGCGACCACGCGCTTCTATCACGGGCTGCTGGGCCTCGCGGTCACCGCCACCGGCCCGGCGACCGCGCTGCACGGTCGGCACAGCCTGTTCTCCCTGGGCGGGGACACTCCGGTTTCACTGCACTTTTTCGAGCATCCGGACGCCAACGTGGTGGCCTACCCGCTCGAGCACGGTCTGGTGTTTTTGCCCGAACTGGGAGCGCTGCACCATATCGCCCTGCGGCTGCCCGACGAGCAGGCCGGGCTCGCGCTGCGCAGGCGCCTGCTGGCCGCCGGGGTCACCGTCACCGATGTGATGACCCAGGGCGACGTGCACGACATGCTGTTTCGGGACAACAACGGTCTGCTGCTCGAGGCCGCCTGGCCCCGCGAAGACCTGACTTCCTGA